From the Microbacterium sp. W4I4 genome, one window contains:
- a CDS encoding deoxyribose-phosphate aldolase, translating to MTRIEPADFARLRDVRAADPGAVETAHRARTRRPLLGDDGRLFIVAADHPARGALGVGGDPLAMADRGDLLERLAEALSNPQVDGVLGTADILDDLALMGLLENKVVVASMNRGGLRGSAFEMDDRYTAIDAQSARRMGADMTKALVRVDVDDPGTVSTLEATGQVVAECAAADIPIMLEPFISRRVDGLVVNDLSAEAIIHSIAIAAGLGGTSSHSWLKIPVIDDMERVMAATTLPTMLLGGDSGPDLDGTLQQWERALRLPGVRGLTVGRTMLYPPDGDVSSAVARAAEMVHPSRTARS from the coding sequence ATGACACGTATCGAGCCCGCTGACTTCGCCCGACTTCGCGACGTCCGTGCCGCCGACCCCGGCGCGGTCGAGACCGCACACCGTGCGCGCACGCGGCGACCTCTGCTCGGCGACGACGGTCGGCTGTTCATCGTCGCGGCCGATCACCCTGCCCGCGGCGCACTCGGCGTCGGCGGCGATCCTCTCGCGATGGCGGACCGGGGTGACCTGCTGGAGCGCCTCGCCGAGGCACTCAGCAATCCTCAGGTGGACGGCGTGCTCGGCACGGCGGACATCCTCGACGATCTCGCCCTGATGGGGCTGCTGGAGAACAAGGTCGTCGTCGCCTCGATGAATCGCGGCGGGCTGCGAGGATCGGCGTTCGAGATGGACGATCGCTACACGGCCATCGACGCGCAATCCGCGCGGCGGATGGGCGCCGACATGACCAAAGCGCTGGTGCGCGTGGACGTCGACGACCCGGGAACCGTGTCCACCCTCGAGGCGACCGGACAGGTCGTCGCCGAATGCGCGGCCGCCGACATTCCCATCATGCTCGAGCCCTTCATCAGCCGACGCGTCGACGGACTGGTCGTGAACGACCTGTCCGCAGAGGCGATCATCCACTCCATCGCCATCGCGGCCGGCCTCGGAGGGACGAGTTCGCACAGCTGGTTGAAGATCCCCGTGATCGACGACATGGAGCGGGTCATGGCAGCCACGACGCTGCCCACCATGCTCCTCGGCGGAGATTCGGGTCCCGATCTCGACGGAACCCTGCAGCAGTGGGAGCGGGCACTCCGGCTCCCCGGCGTTCGCGGGCTCACCGTCGGCCGCACGATGCTCTACCCGCCGGATGGCGACGTCTCCTCGGCGGTCGCGCGGGCGGCCGAGATGGTCCACCCTTCCCGTACGGCGAGGAGCTGA
- a CDS encoding LacI family DNA-binding transcriptional regulator — protein MSPARRITLARVAEEAGVSVSTASRALRGRGDMSADTRTRALHAAEALGYTFAGESRGRPRDRTAGVIDLVFGNFHDPYTDEVVAGARTTAAALRYDLVLTTDRPDPEDDWPHRIRTRGTAGVIVGLKMPTAAQAALLREAGIPLVLLDPPSEAPASLPSIRTTDRAGGVAAAEHLLARGAQRFILIGGTPSYRFGRARVDGFTSTVHSRAPKTRIVRVDADWGASGAAAACARALRELDGQGPIGLFACNDEMAVGAYRAIADAGLAVPRDVLVVGFDDVRGARWLHPPLTTIRQPLREMGAAAVRTLVRGIEGREPAAETIELPTALVVRGSTTHAPASSHPSARTLEA, from the coding sequence ATGTCTCCTGCGCGCCGCATCACCCTCGCCCGCGTGGCCGAGGAGGCAGGGGTCAGCGTGTCGACCGCATCGCGCGCGCTGCGCGGTCGCGGCGACATGTCCGCCGACACCCGCACCCGTGCGCTGCACGCCGCAGAGGCACTGGGATACACCTTCGCGGGCGAGTCCCGTGGGCGTCCGCGGGACCGGACGGCCGGTGTGATCGATCTCGTCTTCGGGAACTTCCACGACCCCTACACCGACGAGGTCGTCGCCGGCGCGCGCACGACGGCGGCCGCGCTGCGCTACGACCTGGTGCTGACCACGGACCGCCCGGATCCCGAGGACGACTGGCCGCACCGCATCCGCACCCGGGGCACGGCGGGCGTGATCGTCGGGCTGAAGATGCCGACGGCGGCGCAGGCAGCTCTGCTGCGGGAAGCGGGGATCCCGCTGGTGCTGCTCGACCCGCCCAGTGAAGCGCCCGCCTCGCTTCCCAGCATCCGCACCACCGACCGTGCCGGCGGAGTGGCCGCCGCCGAGCACCTCCTCGCGCGGGGAGCTCAGCGGTTCATCCTGATCGGCGGCACGCCGTCGTACCGATTCGGTCGGGCGCGGGTGGACGGCTTCACATCCACCGTGCACTCGCGGGCGCCGAAGACTCGGATCGTTCGCGTCGACGCCGACTGGGGTGCGAGCGGCGCGGCCGCGGCCTGCGCCCGTGCGCTGCGCGAGCTGGACGGGCAGGGGCCGATCGGTCTCTTCGCCTGCAACGACGAGATGGCCGTGGGTGCATACCGGGCCATCGCCGATGCCGGTCTGGCGGTGCCACGAGACGTGCTGGTGGTCGGATTCGACGACGTGCGCGGTGCCAGGTGGCTGCATCCGCCGCTGACCACCATCCGTCAGCCGCTGCGTGAGATGGGAGCAGCGGCGGTGCGGACGCTGGTGCGCGGTATCGAGGGAAGGGAGCCCGCAGCGGAGACCATCGAGCTCCCCACCGCCCTGGTGGTGCGCGGCTCGACGACGCATGCCCCAGCCTCTTCCCACCCGTCAGCCCGTACCCTGGAAGCATGA
- a CDS encoding aldo/keto reductase family protein, which produces MVNYRYLGNSGLKVSEITYGNWVTHASQVGDDAAVKTVHAALDAGITTFDTADTYANTAAEVVLGRALEGQRRAGLEIFTKVYFPTGPKGPNDTGLSRKHIMQSIDGSLERLGTDYVDLYQAHRYDHETPLEETMQAFADVVRAGKALYIGVSEWTAEQLREGHALSKQLGFQLISNQPQYSMLHRVIEGKVVPASEELGISQIVWSPMAQGVLSGKYLPGQPVPDGSRATDPHSGAHFIERLLKDDILTAVQNLKPIAEQAGLSMPQLAIAWVLQNPNVAAALVGASRPEQLADTVKASGVKLEADVMAAIDTALAGVVNDDPEDTYSVSPKARLV; this is translated from the coding sequence ATGGTCAACTATCGCTATCTCGGCAACAGCGGTCTCAAGGTCTCGGAGATCACCTACGGCAACTGGGTGACGCACGCGTCGCAGGTCGGTGACGACGCTGCGGTGAAGACCGTGCACGCCGCTCTGGATGCCGGCATCACCACGTTCGACACCGCCGACACCTACGCCAACACGGCCGCCGAGGTCGTGCTCGGCAGGGCGCTCGAGGGCCAGCGCCGCGCAGGGCTGGAGATCTTCACGAAGGTCTACTTCCCCACCGGTCCGAAGGGCCCCAACGACACCGGCCTGAGCCGCAAGCACATCATGCAGTCCATCGACGGCTCGTTGGAGCGACTCGGCACCGACTACGTCGACCTGTACCAGGCGCACCGCTACGACCACGAGACCCCGCTCGAGGAGACGATGCAGGCCTTCGCCGACGTCGTGCGCGCGGGCAAGGCGCTCTACATCGGCGTCTCGGAGTGGACGGCGGAGCAGCTGCGCGAGGGTCACGCCCTGTCGAAGCAGCTCGGCTTCCAGCTGATCTCGAACCAGCCGCAGTACTCCATGCTGCACCGCGTGATCGAGGGCAAGGTCGTGCCGGCATCCGAAGAGCTCGGCATCTCGCAGATCGTCTGGTCGCCGATGGCGCAGGGTGTGCTGAGCGGCAAGTACCTGCCCGGTCAGCCCGTGCCGGACGGCTCGCGCGCCACCGACCCGCACTCGGGAGCGCACTTCATCGAGCGGCTGCTGAAGGACGACATCCTCACCGCCGTGCAGAACCTGAAGCCGATCGCCGAGCAGGCGGGTCTCTCGATGCCGCAGCTCGCGATCGCATGGGTGCTGCAGAACCCGAACGTGGCCGCCGCTCTGGTGGGTGCGTCCCGTCCCGAGCAGCTCGCCGATACCGTCAAGGCGTCCGGCGTGAAGCTGGAGGCGGATGTCATGGCCGCGATCGACACCGCGCTCGCCGGGGTCGTCAACGACGACCCCGAGGACACCTACTCGGTGTCGCCGAAGGCCCGCCTGGTCTGA
- a CDS encoding ABC transporter substrate-binding protein, translating into MVTNNTRISRRGLLIGGLGLAATTTLLAACGPADGTGGKPAATDKGTEEEGTLVVWGGVAPEMGPQALIDAFMKKHPKIKVEYVRFVNNPEGILKLDTALQGGVPIDVFFSYGTVDIARRSAAGLALDLTELADKDDQFKSFVQKKPISTLVDGKLFSIPTSMYPNYVAINEDALDKAGVDVPFDWTIDDYHKVAKAMKKAGFDVGAYNAPKPFPATLGGDYLYKDGGKKSNFGHASYQDELDLVLAMEDDGSIFTQERITAEGIGGYAQNYFLDGTFGMMIDGNNVIRYAKNLTEYPHDFRITFRPYPAPQAGKPYFNPGVRGDDVQISAKTQYPAAAWTFVKFWMGEGADHMTTAGKVSPDQFANPSETMYENLFGPDREKLFDVDAFDKMFFTEEPPMSVRAITTAYTEISTLKSQIEGEVRLRTKSVSDGIAELTQKADEAIAKAS; encoded by the coding sequence GTGGTCACCAACAACACCCGGATCAGCAGGCGCGGCTTGCTGATCGGAGGCCTGGGTCTCGCAGCGACAACAACCCTGCTCGCGGCATGCGGTCCCGCGGACGGCACCGGCGGAAAGCCCGCAGCCACCGATAAGGGAACCGAGGAAGAGGGCACGCTCGTCGTCTGGGGCGGTGTGGCTCCCGAGATGGGGCCGCAGGCCCTGATCGACGCGTTCATGAAGAAGCATCCCAAGATCAAGGTCGAATACGTCCGCTTCGTCAACAACCCCGAGGGGATCCTCAAGCTCGACACGGCGCTGCAGGGCGGCGTTCCGATCGACGTGTTCTTCTCCTATGGAACCGTCGACATCGCCCGTCGCTCGGCGGCCGGCCTTGCCCTCGACCTCACAGAGCTGGCCGACAAGGACGACCAGTTCAAGAGCTTCGTCCAGAAGAAGCCGATCAGCACGCTGGTCGACGGCAAGCTGTTCTCGATTCCCACCTCGATGTACCCGAACTACGTGGCGATCAACGAAGACGCACTCGACAAGGCGGGAGTCGACGTTCCCTTCGACTGGACGATCGACGACTACCACAAGGTAGCGAAGGCCATGAAGAAGGCCGGCTTCGACGTGGGCGCCTACAACGCGCCGAAGCCGTTCCCGGCCACGCTCGGCGGCGACTACCTGTACAAGGACGGCGGCAAGAAGTCGAACTTCGGTCACGCGTCCTACCAGGACGAGCTCGATCTCGTGCTCGCCATGGAGGATGACGGGTCGATCTTCACGCAGGAGCGGATCACGGCCGAAGGTATCGGCGGCTACGCGCAGAACTACTTCCTCGACGGCACCTTCGGCATGATGATCGACGGAAACAACGTCATCCGGTACGCCAAGAACCTCACGGAGTACCCGCACGACTTCCGCATCACGTTCCGCCCCTACCCGGCTCCTCAGGCGGGGAAGCCGTACTTCAACCCCGGCGTGCGCGGCGATGATGTCCAGATCTCTGCCAAGACGCAGTATCCGGCAGCGGCATGGACGTTCGTGAAGTTCTGGATGGGCGAAGGCGCGGACCACATGACGACCGCCGGCAAGGTGTCGCCCGACCAGTTCGCCAACCCGTCGGAGACGATGTACGAGAACCTGTTCGGGCCCGACCGGGAGAAGCTGTTCGACGTCGATGCGTTCGACAAGATGTTCTTCACGGAGGAGCCGCCGATGTCCGTGCGCGCGATCACGACGGCGTACACCGAGATCTCGACACTCAAGTCCCAGATCGAGGGCGAAGTGCGGCTGCGCACGAAGTCGGTGAGCGACGGCATCGCAGAGCTGACGCAGAAGGCCGACGAAGCCATCGCCAAGGCATCCTGA
- a CDS encoding Gfo/Idh/MocA family protein, with protein MTTRLRVAIIGTGFMGRMHSHAWRTAPRFFDLSPAPEAVLLVGSDADRTAAAAAEFGIAESSSDWRSAIARDDIDIVDICTPGHTHAEIALAALAAGKHVLCEKPLANDVAEADRMADAAASAAERGVVSMCGFSYRRTPALALAKKLIDDGRLGRIRHVRAQYLQDWLTSPDAPFTWRLDRARAGSGTLGDIGAHSIDTAQWLTGSAITGVSATLRTFVESRPRLNEHVGLGGNADADAPREQVTVDDAVAFTASFADGALGVFEATRMAAGHRNANRIEVNGELGSVAFDFSFMNELQFHDAQLPSDEQGFRRIDVTEPDHPYAGAWWPAGHGLGYEHLFTHQAVDFVRAITDGVAARPGFAEAARVQRVLAAVEASAASDSRHTAVEGAR; from the coding sequence ATGACGACACGACTGCGTGTGGCCATCATCGGCACCGGATTCATGGGGCGCATGCACTCGCACGCCTGGCGCACCGCACCCCGGTTCTTCGACCTCTCCCCCGCCCCCGAGGCGGTGCTCCTCGTGGGCAGCGATGCGGACCGCACCGCCGCCGCGGCAGCCGAGTTCGGCATTGCCGAGTCCTCCTCGGACTGGCGCAGCGCGATCGCCCGCGACGACATCGACATCGTCGACATCTGCACTCCAGGGCACACGCACGCCGAGATCGCACTGGCCGCCCTCGCCGCCGGAAAGCACGTGCTGTGCGAGAAGCCGCTCGCCAATGACGTCGCCGAGGCCGACCGGATGGCGGATGCCGCAGCATCCGCCGCCGAGCGGGGCGTGGTCAGCATGTGCGGGTTCAGCTACCGCCGCACGCCCGCCCTGGCGCTCGCCAAGAAGCTCATCGACGACGGCCGGCTCGGGCGGATCCGCCACGTGCGCGCCCAGTATCTGCAGGACTGGCTCACCAGTCCCGACGCACCCTTCACCTGGCGCCTGGACCGCGCACGCGCCGGCTCCGGAACCCTGGGCGACATCGGCGCGCACAGCATCGACACCGCGCAGTGGCTGACCGGATCGGCGATCACCGGGGTGTCCGCCACGCTGCGCACCTTCGTCGAGTCCCGTCCGCGACTGAACGAGCACGTGGGCCTGGGCGGCAACGCCGACGCGGACGCTCCGCGAGAGCAGGTCACTGTCGACGATGCCGTCGCGTTCACGGCATCCTTCGCCGATGGCGCCCTCGGCGTCTTCGAGGCGACGCGCATGGCCGCAGGCCACCGCAACGCGAACCGCATCGAGGTCAACGGCGAGCTCGGTTCGGTCGCCTTCGACTTCTCGTTCATGAACGAGCTGCAGTTCCACGATGCACAGCTGCCCTCCGACGAGCAGGGTTTCCGCCGGATCGACGTCACCGAGCCCGACCATCCCTATGCGGGCGCGTGGTGGCCTGCCGGTCATGGCCTGGGCTACGAGCACCTCTTCACGCATCAGGCCGTCGACTTCGTGCGCGCGATCACCGACGGGGTCGCCGCGCGTCCGGGCTTCGCCGAGGCCGCCCGCGTGCAGCGCGTGCTCGCCGCCGTCGAGGCCAGCGCAGCATCCGACAGCCGTCACACCGCAGTGGAAGGAGCACGATGA
- a CDS encoding DUF4407 domain-containing protein has product MSYSAHRPGRMDSQGRISFESGAPEGTVTDDDLDFLRTFEPAGSSSAAPRQAQGSDAEDTTTHPTEVIEPDAAEPASPAAVKAPRPKRVRAPRVPGSRLRTLAILGGADGPILDRVPGETPRFVQMFFVLLGTALVSAISMLFALTTGVQVAVWLAVPLALVWAAIIFNLDRFLTSTMTATRSVGKIIALALPRIAMAALIGFLVAEPLVLQVFHNDIAREVASTNITQSQSDQTALEKGPEKKALDAASARVSSLENQAATGIVAGTDSGSASTTAAKSTVDDITAKMAEQQKTIDSARALYQCELTGEGAGTVPGCTGVNGQGSSSDAAKAQLAQAQQTYDALAAQLRSANGDLSAAETAEKANTSASETSNRQQAKDQLPAAKQTYENALAAYNARADSVAAGNAGAIGLLSQITGLNRLADKEPTIFWAHWLIAALFFMIELLPVLVKVLTSWGDPSLYEKTAAIRKQVDLDRVTADGFRDRAAIVTSDSAASDPAPASDAVAPTAPLKRSDIRESTSV; this is encoded by the coding sequence ATGTCCTATTCCGCGCATCGCCCTGGACGGATGGATTCCCAGGGGCGGATCTCGTTCGAATCAGGCGCCCCCGAAGGCACCGTGACCGACGATGATCTCGATTTCCTGCGTACCTTCGAGCCGGCCGGATCGTCGTCGGCGGCCCCTCGGCAGGCTCAGGGATCCGATGCGGAGGACACCACGACGCATCCGACCGAGGTCATCGAGCCTGACGCCGCCGAGCCGGCGTCCCCCGCCGCCGTCAAGGCCCCGCGCCCGAAGCGCGTGCGCGCACCGCGGGTGCCCGGTTCGCGCCTGCGCACCCTGGCGATCCTCGGCGGCGCGGACGGTCCGATCCTCGACCGCGTGCCCGGCGAGACCCCTCGCTTCGTGCAGATGTTCTTCGTGCTGCTCGGCACCGCGCTGGTCTCCGCCATCTCGATGCTGTTCGCCCTCACCACAGGCGTGCAGGTCGCGGTCTGGCTGGCCGTTCCGCTGGCGCTGGTCTGGGCCGCGATCATCTTCAACCTCGACCGCTTCCTCACCTCCACCATGACGGCGACCCGCAGCGTCGGCAAGATCATCGCCCTCGCCCTGCCGCGCATCGCGATGGCCGCGCTGATCGGATTCCTCGTCGCCGAACCGCTCGTGCTGCAGGTGTTCCACAACGACATCGCCCGCGAGGTCGCCTCCACCAACATCACCCAGTCTCAGTCCGACCAGACGGCCCTCGAGAAGGGTCCCGAGAAGAAGGCGCTGGATGCGGCATCCGCCCGCGTCTCCTCTCTGGAGAACCAGGCCGCCACCGGCATCGTGGCCGGCACCGACTCGGGCTCGGCCTCGACCACCGCGGCGAAGTCCACGGTCGATGACATCACCGCCAAGATGGCCGAACAGCAGAAGACCATCGACTCGGCCCGCGCGCTGTACCAGTGCGAGCTCACCGGAGAGGGCGCGGGCACCGTTCCGGGCTGCACGGGAGTGAACGGGCAGGGCTCCAGCTCGGATGCCGCCAAGGCCCAGCTCGCGCAGGCGCAGCAGACCTACGACGCGCTCGCCGCCCAGCTGCGCTCGGCGAACGGCGACCTGTCGGCGGCCGAGACCGCTGAGAAGGCCAACACCTCGGCATCCGAGACCTCCAACCGTCAGCAGGCGAAGGACCAGCTCCCCGCCGCGAAGCAGACCTACGAGAACGCGCTCGCCGCGTACAACGCGCGCGCCGACTCCGTCGCGGCGGGCAATGCCGGCGCCATCGGGCTGCTCAGTCAGATCACGGGGCTGAACCGACTGGCCGACAAGGAGCCCACGATCTTCTGGGCGCACTGGCTGATCGCCGCACTGTTCTTCATGATCGAGCTGCTGCCGGTGCTCGTGAAGGTGCTCACCAGCTGGGGCGACCCCTCGCTGTACGAGAAGACCGCCGCGATCCGCAAGCAGGTCGACCTCGATCGGGTGACCGCGGACGGGTTCCGGGATCGCGCCGCGATCGTGACCTCGGATTCCGCGGCATCCGATCCGGCCCCCGCATCCGATGCCGTCGCCCCGACCGCCCCATTGAAACGATCCGACATTCGGGAGTCCACCTCGGTCTGA
- a CDS encoding histidine phosphatase family protein, with product MKTLLLARHAKSEWGIHGLSDHDRPLNGRGRRDAPAMASQLVEDGIGLQRIVSSTATRARTTADEYASAFRLEMIEEPALYAASARTILEVASALPDDVEVAMLVGHNPGMTDATAELTGSFAEFPTCAVAECAVDIGSWAELVEGSGRLLRLRTPRDLG from the coding sequence ATGAAGACGCTGCTGCTCGCCCGTCACGCGAAGTCCGAATGGGGCATCCACGGCCTCTCCGATCACGACCGACCGCTCAACGGACGCGGCCGCCGCGACGCCCCAGCCATGGCCTCACAGCTGGTCGAGGACGGCATCGGCCTGCAGCGGATCGTCTCGAGCACGGCGACGCGGGCGCGCACCACCGCCGACGAGTACGCCTCGGCGTTCAGGCTCGAGATGATCGAGGAGCCGGCGCTGTATGCGGCATCCGCCCGCACCATCCTGGAGGTCGCCTCCGCCCTGCCGGATGACGTCGAGGTCGCGATGCTCGTGGGTCACAACCCCGGGATGACGGATGCCACGGCCGAGCTCACCGGCTCGTTCGCCGAGTTCCCGACCTGCGCGGTCGCGGAGTGCGCGGTCGACATCGGCTCCTGGGCGGAGCTGGTCGAGGGGTCGGGTCGGCTGCTGCGCCTGCGCACCCCGCGCGACCTGGGGTGA
- a CDS encoding CoA-acylating methylmalonate-semialdehyde dehydrogenase, giving the protein MSTNEVPTIGHWIDGAAHASASGRTAPVFNPATGAVQALVALADQADIDAAIASARRGFEVWGGMSMARRQTVLFAFRELLNRRKAELAAIITREHGKVVSDAMGEIARGQEVVELATGFPHLIKGAFSENVSTGIDVYTLKQPLGVVGIISPFNFPAMVPMWFFPIAIAAGNAVVVKPSEKDPSASLWMAELWKEAGLPDGVFTVLNGDKLAVDGLLSSPEVQSISFVGSTPIAQYIYETAAKHGKRVQALGGAKNHMLVLPDADLDLVADQAVNAGFGAAGERCMALSVVLAVEPVADALIDKIAQRISTLRVGDGAGGPDGEPDLGPLISAEHRAKVAGYVDIAEADGGTIVVDGRACAVAGNEDGFFFGPTLIDGLSLDSRAYTEEIFGPVLQVVRIATFEEGVALINSGRFGNGTAIFTNDGGAARRFQSEIQVGMVGINVPIPVPVAYHSFGGWKASLFGDAKAYGVHGFDFFTREKAITSRWLDPASHGGINLGFPQND; this is encoded by the coding sequence ATGTCCACGAACGAAGTCCCCACGATCGGGCACTGGATCGATGGCGCGGCTCACGCATCTGCGAGCGGTCGCACCGCTCCCGTGTTCAACCCTGCGACAGGTGCTGTTCAGGCTCTGGTCGCCCTTGCGGATCAGGCTGACATCGATGCGGCCATCGCATCGGCACGGCGTGGTTTCGAGGTATGGGGTGGGATGTCGATGGCTCGGCGGCAGACCGTGCTGTTCGCGTTCCGTGAGCTGCTGAACCGCCGGAAGGCGGAGCTGGCGGCGATCATCACCCGTGAGCACGGCAAGGTCGTCTCCGATGCGATGGGCGAGATCGCTCGTGGTCAGGAGGTCGTGGAACTGGCCACCGGATTCCCGCATCTGATCAAGGGCGCGTTCTCCGAGAACGTGTCCACGGGTATCGACGTGTACACGCTGAAGCAGCCCCTGGGCGTGGTCGGCATCATCTCGCCGTTCAACTTCCCCGCCATGGTGCCGATGTGGTTCTTCCCGATCGCGATCGCGGCGGGCAACGCCGTGGTCGTCAAACCGAGCGAGAAGGATCCGTCAGCCTCGCTGTGGATGGCCGAGCTGTGGAAGGAAGCGGGCCTGCCCGACGGCGTGTTCACGGTGCTGAACGGCGACAAGCTCGCCGTGGACGGGCTGCTTTCCTCGCCCGAGGTGCAGTCGATCTCGTTCGTCGGGTCGACGCCGATCGCGCAGTACATCTACGAGACGGCGGCCAAGCACGGCAAGCGGGTGCAGGCGCTGGGCGGCGCGAAGAACCACATGCTGGTGCTGCCGGATGCCGACCTCGACCTGGTCGCCGATCAGGCCGTGAACGCCGGATTCGGCGCGGCCGGGGAGCGGTGCATGGCGCTGTCCGTGGTGCTGGCGGTGGAGCCTGTGGCCGATGCGCTGATCGACAAGATCGCCCAGCGCATCTCGACGCTCCGGGTGGGCGACGGCGCGGGCGGTCCGGACGGCGAGCCGGATCTGGGCCCGCTGATCAGTGCCGAGCATCGTGCCAAGGTCGCCGGGTACGTCGACATCGCGGAAGCCGACGGCGGCACGATCGTCGTGGACGGTCGAGCCTGCGCGGTGGCAGGGAACGAGGACGGATTCTTCTTCGGGCCGACCCTGATCGATGGCCTCTCGTTGGACTCCCGCGCGTACACCGAGGAGATCTTCGGGCCGGTTCTGCAGGTGGTTCGCATCGCGACCTTCGAGGAGGGCGTCGCGTTGATCAACTCGGGACGCTTCGGAAACGGGACCGCGATCTTCACGAATGACGGTGGTGCCGCGCGTCGGTTCCAGAGCGAGATCCAGGTCGGTATGGTCGGCATCAATGTGCCGATTCCGGTGCCGGTCGCGTATCACTCGTTCGGCGGCTGGAAGGCATCCCTGTTCGGAGACGCGAAGGCATACGGCGTGCACGGATTCGACTTCTTCACCAGGGAGAAGGCGATCACCAGCCGGTGGCTCGATCCCGCCAGCCATGGCGGCATCAACCTCGGCTTCCCCCAGAACGACTGA
- the rlmN gene encoding 23S rRNA (adenine(2503)-C(2))-methyltransferase RlmN yields the protein MTETSSARPANTGVRQTRPKTEGWTQKKDAEGRPLLQFASPKRGKPPVHLADMTPAERVEKVKELGLPGFRAKQLSTHYFTHYTSDPAHMTDLPAAQRDELVAGMLPPLLTEVRRLETDRGDTIKFLWRLHDGALVESVLMRYPGRITLCVSSQAGCGMNCPFCATGQAGLTRNMSTAEIIEQIVRANRLIAEGGLGGKKADDHSMERVSNIVFMGMGEPLANYKRVMDAVRIMVAAQPDGLGMSARGITVSTVGLVPAIRKLSDEGIPVTFALSLHAPDDHLRDELIPVNSRWKVDEALDAAREYYEKTGRRVSIEYALIKDMNDHAWRADLLAEKLNARGRGWVHVNPIPLNPTPESVWTASTREVTNEFVRRLNDAGIPTTLRDTRGKEIDGACGQLVATTEDEAAAAAMA from the coding sequence ATGACCGAGACTTCTTCCGCGCGCCCTGCGAACACCGGCGTCCGCCAGACGCGCCCGAAGACGGAGGGGTGGACGCAGAAGAAGGATGCCGAGGGGCGTCCGCTGCTGCAGTTCGCGAGCCCCAAGCGCGGCAAGCCGCCCGTGCACCTGGCCGACATGACCCCGGCCGAGCGCGTCGAGAAGGTCAAGGAACTGGGCCTGCCGGGCTTCCGCGCCAAGCAGCTGTCGACGCACTACTTCACGCACTACACCTCCGACCCCGCGCACATGACCGACCTGCCGGCCGCGCAGCGCGATGAGCTGGTCGCGGGGATGCTGCCGCCGCTGCTCACCGAGGTGCGCCGCCTGGAGACCGACCGGGGCGACACCATCAAGTTCCTCTGGCGACTGCACGACGGCGCGCTCGTCGAGTCGGTGCTCATGCGCTACCCGGGCCGCATCACCCTGTGCGTGTCGAGCCAGGCCGGCTGCGGCATGAACTGCCCGTTCTGCGCCACCGGCCAGGCGGGGCTGACGCGCAACATGTCCACCGCCGAGATCATCGAGCAGATCGTGCGCGCCAACCGGCTCATCGCCGAGGGAGGTCTCGGCGGCAAGAAGGCCGACGACCACTCCATGGAGCGCGTGTCGAACATCGTCTTCATGGGCATGGGCGAGCCGCTCGCCAACTACAAGCGGGTCATGGACGCCGTGCGCATCATGGTCGCCGCGCAGCCCGACGGCCTGGGCATGAGCGCCCGCGGCATCACCGTGTCGACGGTCGGCCTGGTGCCCGCCATCCGCAAGCTCTCCGACGAGGGCATCCCGGTCACGTTCGCGCTGTCGCTGCACGCCCCCGACGACCACCTGCGCGACGAGCTGATCCCGGTCAACTCGCGCTGGAAGGTCGATGAGGCGCTGGATGCCGCCCGCGAGTACTACGAGAAGACCGGTCGGCGGGTCTCGATCGAGTACGCGCTCATCAAGGACATGAACGACCACGCCTGGCGCGCAGACCTGCTGGCAGAGAAGCTCAACGCGCGCGGCCGAGGCTGGGTGCACGTCAACCCGATCCCGCTGAACCCCACGCCCGAGTCGGTGTGGACGGCATCCACCCGCGAGGTCACGAACGAGTTCGTCCGTCGTCTGAACGACGCCGGCATCCCGACCACCCTGCGCGACACCCGCGGCAAGGAGATCGACGGGGCCTGCGGCCAGCTGGTCGCGACCACCGAGGACGAGGCCGCCGCCGCCGCGATGGCCTGA